A window from Leptothermofonsia sichuanensis E412 encodes these proteins:
- the ppk1 gene encoding polyphosphate kinase 1 — translation MPRAKTTASEIDLSSPQYYFNRELSWLEFNRRVLQEALDPRTPLLERVKFAAIFASNLDEFFMVRVAVLKDQVAAEVSTLTPDGRTAQQQLDEISQCLHPMVERVLNCLETELIPQLAAEGIYLLRYSALNKEQRLFLQRYFEERVFPVLTPLAVDPSHPFPVMSNLSLNLAVVVKDPVTGQESFARVKVPVGPLPRFVQFPCEMHLHNGQPCVWAGVFLEEVIAHNLDALFPGMTIQDHHVFRITRDADLEVREDEAEDLLLAIQQELRKRRFGGSVVRLQIPESTSDFVRQTLMKGMNLSENDVYRMNGALGLKDLFALTGIPLPHLKDPPFTPVIPPRLRRLADFPDTDLVGEEGLDIFTIIRQGDLLVHHPYESFTASVEYFVTQAAHDPDVLAIKMTLYRTSGDSPIIQALIAAAENGKQVAALVELKARFDEESNITWARALENAGVHVVYGVLGLKTHTKVVLVVRQEAGQLRRYVHIGTGNYNPKTARIYTDLGLLSCREELGADLTDLFNYLTGFSKQKSYRKLLVAPVTLRDRLVALIRREMAEGRNGHIIAKMNALVDPQIIRTLYEASQAGVQVDLIVRGICCLRPGIAGVSENIRVISIVGRYLEHSRIFWFSNNGEPEVFIGSADWMPRNLDRRVEAVTPIDDPTIAAKLKQLLDIFLADNRQAWELRSDGTYVQRHPTEDDPERSAQTILMEMALHQ, via the coding sequence ATGCCAAGAGCTAAAACAACCGCTTCAGAGATTGACCTGAGCAGTCCCCAATACTACTTCAACCGGGAACTGAGCTGGCTAGAGTTTAACCGTCGAGTTTTACAGGAAGCCCTGGATCCGCGCACGCCTCTTCTGGAGCGGGTCAAATTTGCGGCGATCTTTGCGTCAAACCTGGATGAATTTTTCATGGTGCGCGTGGCGGTGTTGAAAGACCAGGTTGCCGCAGAAGTCAGCACCCTGACGCCCGATGGACGTACCGCCCAGCAACAGCTCGATGAAATCAGCCAGTGTCTTCATCCAATGGTGGAGCGGGTGCTGAACTGTCTTGAAACGGAACTGATTCCCCAACTGGCAGCGGAAGGAATTTACCTGCTGCGCTACAGCGCACTCAACAAGGAACAGCGGCTATTCTTGCAGCGCTATTTTGAAGAGCGGGTGTTTCCGGTGTTGACTCCCCTGGCGGTGGACCCCTCCCATCCGTTTCCCGTCATGTCGAACCTGAGTCTGAATCTGGCAGTAGTGGTCAAAGATCCGGTGACAGGTCAGGAATCCTTTGCCAGGGTCAAGGTGCCGGTGGGACCCCTACCCCGCTTTGTTCAGTTTCCCTGCGAAATGCATCTCCACAACGGGCAACCCTGTGTCTGGGCAGGGGTTTTTCTGGAAGAGGTGATTGCCCATAATCTGGATGCTTTATTTCCGGGGATGACCATTCAGGACCATCATGTTTTTCGCATCACGCGAGATGCCGATCTGGAAGTGCGGGAAGACGAAGCGGAGGATCTGCTGCTGGCAATTCAGCAGGAGTTGCGCAAGCGGCGATTTGGTGGGTCAGTTGTGCGATTGCAAATCCCAGAATCCACCTCGGATTTTGTCCGGCAGACCTTGATGAAAGGCATGAATCTGTCAGAAAATGACGTTTACAGAATGAATGGGGCACTGGGTTTAAAAGACCTGTTTGCGCTGACCGGGATTCCACTCCCCCATCTGAAAGACCCCCCCTTTACCCCGGTGATTCCCCCTCGATTACGCCGGCTGGCAGATTTCCCTGACACTGATCTGGTTGGAGAAGAAGGGCTGGATATCTTTACCATCATCCGCCAGGGTGATTTGCTGGTCCATCATCCCTATGAGTCATTTACAGCATCGGTCGAGTATTTTGTGACTCAGGCTGCCCACGACCCGGATGTGCTGGCAATTAAAATGACGCTCTATCGCACCTCTGGGGATTCACCGATTATCCAGGCGTTGATTGCGGCGGCGGAAAATGGCAAGCAGGTGGCGGCTCTGGTTGAACTGAAAGCGCGTTTCGATGAAGAGAGCAACATCACCTGGGCACGGGCGCTGGAAAATGCGGGTGTGCATGTGGTCTATGGGGTGCTGGGGCTGAAGACCCATACCAAAGTGGTGCTGGTGGTGCGGCAGGAAGCTGGTCAGTTGCGTCGATATGTCCACATTGGCACCGGTAACTATAATCCCAAGACTGCCCGCATCTATACGGATCTGGGTTTACTCAGTTGCCGGGAAGAGTTGGGCGCAGACCTGACGGATCTGTTTAACTATCTCACCGGGTTTTCCAAGCAGAAGTCCTATCGCAAGTTGCTGGTGGCTCCAGTGACACTCCGCGATCGCCTGGTTGCCCTGATCCGCCGTGAAATGGCTGAGGGTAGAAATGGGCACATTATTGCCAAAATGAATGCGCTCGTTGATCCCCAGATTATTCGTACCCTCTATGAAGCCTCCCAGGCAGGGGTACAGGTTGACCTGATTGTGCGGGGAATCTGTTGTCTGCGTCCTGGTATTGCAGGCGTTAGCGAGAACATTCGTGTGATCAGCATTGTGGGACGTTACCTGGAACACTCGCGCATTTTCTGGTTTTCTAACAATGGAGAACCGGAGGTGTTTATTGGTAGTGCTGACTGGATGCCCCGCAACCTTGATCGCCGGGTTGAAGCCGTGACGCCGATTGATGACCCCACTATTGCCGCCAAGCTCAAGCAATTGTTAGATATTTTCCTGGCAGATAACCGCCAGGCATGGGAGTTGCGATCGGATGGGACTTACGTGCAGCGCCACCCCACGGAGGACGATCCCGAACGGAGTGCCCAGACGATCCTGATGGAAATGGCCCTGCACCAGTAA
- a CDS encoding IS630 family transposase yields MRFAYRLWSFTIDPRNLVFIDETGIHLAMTRLSGRAPIGERLYDTEAPGDGGKNISLIGGMSIDGLIASMSIVGSVNTDVFLFYIQEILIPQLWVGAIVLMDNLPVHHASVVQAAIESVGAKVVFLPPYSPDLSPIELCWSKLKQLLRSAKARTQEALDQALTRIINECISADDALGWFNHCGLFI; encoded by the coding sequence TTGCGGTTTGCTTATCGCCTGTGGAGTTTTACAATCGACCCGCGCAACTTGGTTTTCATTGATGAAACGGGCATCCATCTGGCAATGACTCGTTTGTCTGGTCGTGCCCCCATCGGTGAACGCTTGTATGACACTGAGGCTCCTGGCGATGGGGGCAAGAATATCTCGTTGATTGGTGGCATGAGTATTGATGGGTTGATTGCTAGCATGAGTATTGTTGGCAGTGTCAATACTGACGTGTTCTTGTTCTACATCCAGGAGATTCTGATTCCGCAATTGTGGGTAGGGGCGATCGTGCTGATGGATAATCTACCCGTGCATCATGCTTCAGTCGTGCAAGCGGCAATTGAATCGGTTGGAGCCAAGGTTGTGTTTCTGCCGCCTTATTCCCCAGACCTTTCACCGATTGAACTATGTTGGTCAAAACTCAAGCAGCTCCTGCGTTCAGCCAAGGCTCGAACGCAGGAAGCGCTCGACCAAGCTTTAACCAGGATTATCAACGAGTGTATTTCTGCTGACGATGCCCTTGGCTGGTTCAATCACTGTGGCTTATTCATCTGA
- a CDS encoding helix-turn-helix domain-containing protein: MPAPLSVDLRQRIMAAYEAQEGSQRQLAERFKVSLSFIRDLRRHYCETGTVEPKAHGGGAIAKLGKEQLPIVEALVTAQPDALLKELCERFAQQSGVEVSISTMQQAVSKLKLSVKKKH, translated from the coding sequence ATGCCCGCCCCTCTGTCAGTTGATCTACGGCAACGAATCATGGCAGCCTATGAAGCTCAAGAAGGATCACAACGGCAACTGGCAGAGCGCTTCAAGGTGAGCTTATCGTTCATTCGAGATCTAAGGCGACACTATTGTGAGACAGGCACCGTGGAGCCTAAAGCGCACGGAGGAGGAGCCATTGCCAAGTTGGGCAAAGAGCAGTTGCCCATCGTTGAAGCCCTAGTCACGGCTCAACCGGATGCCCTACTCAAGGAGTTGTGTGAACGCTTTGCCCAACAAAGTGGAGTGGAGGTGAGTATATCAACCATGCAACAGGCTGTGTCTAAGCTCAAGCTCAGCGTCAAAAAAAAACACTGA
- a CDS encoding carbonic anhydrase, translating into MKKLIQGLRAFKTNYVSTHRELLEHLAHGQSPRVLFITCSDSRIVPSLVTQTDIGDLFVIRNAGNIIPPYGAANGGEGASIEYAVHALGINQIVVCGHSHCGAMKGLLHLNKLQEEMPLVYDWLKHAEATRRLVKENYSGQYSEEELLEIAIAENVLIQIDNLKTYPVIHSRIHQNKLQIYAWVYHIETGEVLAYDPETHSYIPPQSQIIDSSPNVSANTRTIVSNAPPVACELPLAEGIPADEIEQEFAKVRESHLSSSKTRDIDALPWLSPEQAERIYRGSIGKNKL; encoded by the coding sequence ATGAAAAAACTGATCCAGGGGTTGCGTGCGTTCAAAACAAACTATGTTTCGACCCATCGAGAGTTGCTGGAGCACTTGGCCCATGGGCAAAGTCCCAGAGTGTTGTTTATCACCTGCTCGGACTCTCGCATTGTGCCAAGTCTGGTAACCCAGACCGACATCGGTGATCTGTTTGTGATTCGCAACGCGGGCAATATCATTCCACCCTATGGTGCGGCAAATGGCGGCGAAGGGGCATCCATTGAGTATGCTGTTCATGCCCTGGGAATTAATCAGATTGTGGTCTGTGGGCACTCCCACTGCGGTGCCATGAAAGGGTTGCTCCATTTAAACAAACTTCAGGAAGAAATGCCGCTGGTCTATGACTGGCTCAAACACGCGGAAGCAACCCGGCGATTGGTCAAGGAAAACTACAGTGGTCAATACTCAGAGGAAGAGTTGCTGGAAATCGCCATTGCCGAAAATGTCCTGATCCAGATCGATAATCTGAAAACCTATCCCGTGATTCATTCCAGGATTCACCAGAACAAGCTGCAAATTTACGCCTGGGTTTACCACATTGAAACGGGTGAAGTCCTGGCCTATGACCCTGAAACCCACTCCTATATTCCCCCCCAGAGCCAGATTATCGATTCCTCCCCCAATGTTTCTGCCAATACCCGCACCATCGTTTCCAATGCGCCGCCGGTCGCCTGTGAGCTTCCTCTGGCAGAAGGCATCCCGGCTGATGAGATAGAGCAGGAGTTTGCGAAGGTCAGAGAATCCCATCTATCCTCTTCCAAGACCCGTGACATAGATGCGCTGCCCTGGCTTTCTCCTGAACAGGCAGAGCGGATCTATCGGGGTTCAATTGGCAAAAACAAGTTATAA